Proteins encoded within one genomic window of Thalassophryne amazonica chromosome 23, fThaAma1.1, whole genome shotgun sequence:
- the pcdh7b gene encoding protocadherin-7b isoform X4 has product MRTTGAVDYLYYCMLILQLVHQPAAKQVLRYRLAEEGPADVRVGNVAGDLGIVAGSGEVTFTLESGSEFFKIDNITGELTTNERRIDREKLQQCQMIFDENECFIDFEVSVIGPAQSWVDLFEGKVIILDINDNTPSFPSPVLTLSVEENRPIGTLYLLPTATDRDFGRNGIERYELIQDNGENSRRLSSLGDAYSGKRRFDDAASRSSVFELQVADTTDGEKQPQLIIKGALDREQRDSYELTLRVRDGGDPPRSSQAILRVMITDVNDNSPRFEKSVYEADLPENSSPGAPILQLKAADADVGVNGQIEYVFGAATESVRRLLRLDESTGWLSVLHRIDREEVSQLRFTVMARDRGQPPKMDKATVVLNIKDENDNVPAIEIRKIGRIFLKDGIANVAEDVVVDTPIALVQVSDRDQGENGIVTCTVVGDVPFQLKPASEMEGEQNKKKYFLHTSAPLDYEATQEYNVVIVAVDSGSPSLASNNSLIVKVGDTNDNSPIFSQNVVEVSFPENNAPGERVTTVAAIDADSGKNAEIAYSLDSSVNGIFSIDADSGDIRVNTILDREQTERYEFKVIAKDKGMPMLQGSATVVVLVADKNDNEPKFMQDVFTFYVKENLEPNSPVGMVTVIDADKGQNAEMSLFIEEEEEIFSIENETGTIFSTLSFDREQKTTYSFRVKAVDGGDPPRSATATVSLFVMDENDNAPTVTFPINSSYTLLPPSSNIRTVVRTVIATDTDTGINADLNYSIIGGNPFKLFEIDGGSGVISLVGKLEQKHYGLHRLVVQVNDSGQPSQSTTTLVHVYVNETLSNSTVVEAQVAKSLSTSLNTNIAGDPNYDLSKQRLSIAIGVISGIMTVILIILVVVMARYCRPKNKNGYEAGKKDHEDFFTPQQHDKSKKPKKDKKKQKSKQPLYSSIVTVEASKPNGQRYDGVNEKLTDSPGMGRYRSVNGGPGSPDLARHYKSSSPLPTVQLHPQSPTAGKKHQAVQDLPPANTFVGTGDNISLGSDHCSDYSSQTINKYNKQPFRRVTFSVVSQPQDPHQQGSLQSCYDSGLDESETPSSKSSSGPRLGALPLPEDSYERTTPDGSVGEAEHMENGEKEH; this is encoded by the coding sequence ATGAGGACTACTGGTGCAGTGGACTATTTGTACTATTGCATGCTCATCCTGCAGCTTGTGCACCAGCCCGCTGCCAAGCAAGTGCTCCGGTACCGTCTGGCCGAGGAGGGACCGGCGGATGTCAGGGTAGGGAACGTAGCCGGTGACTTGGGCATTGTCGCCGGGTCGGGTGAGGTGACGTTCACTCTTGAATCTGGCTCTGAATTTTTCAAAATAGACAACATAACAGGTGAGCTCACCACTAATGAGCGGAGGATCGACCGTGAGAAACTGCAGCAGTGCCAAATGATTTTTGATGAAAATGAGTGTTTTATAGATTTTGAGGTGTCGGTGATCGGGCCAGCTCAGAGTTGGGTCGACCTCTTCGAGGGGAAAGTCATCATATTAGATATTAATGATAACACTCCATCCTTCCCTTCCCCTGTTCTGACACTGTCTGTGGAGGAAAACAGACCAATTGGAACCCTTTATCTACTGCCCACAGCCACAGACAGAGATTTTGGCCGAAATGGAATAGAGAGATATGAGCTCATTCAGGACAATGGGGAAAACTCACGGCGCTTGAGCTCCTTGGGGGATGCGTACTCAGGGAAAAGGAGATTTGACGATGCAGCGAGCAGGAGCAGCGTCTTTGAACTCCAAGTTGCTGACACTACCGATGGAGAGAAGCAGCCCCAACTCATCATTAAAGGGGCTCTTGATCGGGAACAGAGAGACTCCTACGAGCTCACGCTACGTGTTCGGGACGGAGGAGATCCCCCTCGGTCGTCCCAGGCCATTCTAAGGGTGATGATCACCGACGTGAATGACAACAGCCCTCGCTTTGAGAAGAGCGTGTACGAGGCTGACCTTCCAGAAAACAGCTCCCCTGGCGCCCCCATCCTGCAGCTCAAGGCGGCGGATGCCGACGTTGGGGTTAACGGTCAAATAGAGTACGTGTTCGGAGCTGCCACAGAGTCTGTAAGGAGGTTGCTGAGGTTGGATGAGAGCACGGGCTGGTTGAGTGTGTTGCACCGCATTGACCGTGAAGAAGTCAGCCAACTGAGGTTCACGGTAATGGCGCGAGACCGAGGTCAACCGCCCAAAATGGACAAGGCCACAGTGGTACTCAACATCAAGGATGAGAATGACAATGTTCCCGCTATTGAGATCCGGAAAATCGGACGTATCTTCCTCAAAGATGGGATTGCCAATGTGGCTGAGGATGTGGTGGTGGACACGCCCATCGCCTTGGTCCAGGTATCCGACCGCGACCAGGGAGAAAATGGCATAGTGACGTGCACTGTTGTAGGGGATGTGCCCTTCCAGTTAAAACCAGCCAGTGAGATGGAGGGGGAGCAGAATAAAAAGAAGTATTTTCTCCACACATCTGCACCGCTGGACTATGAGGCCACACAGGAATACAATGTGGTCATAGTGGCTGTTGACTCTGGAAGCCCAAGTCTGGCGAGTAACAACTCTCTTATTGTCAAAGTGGGTGACACTAATGACAACTCTCCTATCTTCAGCCAGAATGTAGTAGAGGTGTCATTCCCTGAAAACAACGCCCCTGGCGAGAGGGTGACAACGGTGGCAGCCATCGATGCAGATAGCGGGAAGAACGCTGAAATCGCCTACTCCCTAGACTCATCGGTAAATGGGATTTTCTCCATTGACGCAGACAGTGGAGACATCCGAGTAAACACCATTCTGGATAGAGAGCAAACAGAGCGGTACGAATTCAAAGTGATCGCCAAAGATAAGGGGATGCCTATGCTCCAGGGCTCAGCGACAGTGGTCGTCCTTGTGGCCGATAAGAATGACAACGAACCCAAGTTTATGCAGGATGTGTTCACCTTCTACGTCAAAGAGAACCTTGAGCCAAACAGCCCAGTTGGCATGGTTACAGTCATTGATGCGGATAAAGGCCAAAATGCCGAGATGAGCCTTTTcattgaggaagaggaggagataTTTTCGATTGAGAATGAGACTGGAACCATTTTCTCCACCCTGTCTTTTGATCGTGAGCAGAAAACGACCTACTCGTTCCGCGTCAAAGCTGTGGATGGAGGTGACCCTCCCAGGTCGGCAACTGCCACCGTTTCACTCTTTGTCATGGATGAAAATGACAACGCTCCAACAGTCACCTTCCCGATAAACAGTTCGTACACCCTTCTTCCTCCCTCTAGTAATATCAGAACAGTTGTCAGGACTGTCATAGCGACCGATACCGACACCGGCATCAACGCGGACCTCAACTACAGCATCATTGGTGGAAATCCCTTCAAGTTGTTTGAGATTGATGGGGGCAGTGGGGTCATTTCGCTGGTGGGAAAGCTGGAACAGAAGCACTACGGCCTCCACAGATTGGTGGTCCAGGTGAACGACAGCGGGCAGCCTTCACAGAGCACCACCACACTAGTTCATGTTTACGTTAACGAGACACTTTCCAATTCCACGGTTGTGGAGGCCCAGGTTGCCAAGAGCCTGAGCACATCTCTCAACACCAACATTGCTGGTGATCCCAACTATGATCTAAGCAAACAACGGCTAAGCATCGCCATTGGTGTCATATCAGGCATCATGACTGTTATCCTTATTATTCTTGTTGTTGTTATGGCCCGTTACTGCCGGCCCAAGAACAAAAATGGCTATGAGGCCGGCAAGAAGGACCACGAAGACTTCTTCACACCCCAACAGCATGACAAATCAAAGAAGCCAAAGAAagataagaaaaaacaaaagtccaaacAACCCCTCTATAGCAGCATTGTGACTGTAGAGGCCTCGAAACCCAATGGACAGCGGTACGACGGTGTTAACGAGAAGCTGACGGACAGTCCTGGCATGGGCCGCTATCGTTCAGTCAACGGAGGACCCGGGAGCCCAGATTTGGCCAGACATTACAAGTCCAGCTCACCACTCCCCACGGTTCAGCTTCACCCGCAGTCGCCGACGGCTGGGAAAAAGCATCAGGCAGTTCAAGACCTGCCTCCTGCCAATACCTTTGTTGGCACTGGAGATAACATTTCCCTGGGATCTGACCACTGTTCCGACTACAGCAGTCAAACTATCAACAAGTACAACAAACAG
- the pcdh7b gene encoding protocadherin-7b isoform X5: MRTTGAVDYLYYCMLILQLVHQPAAKQVLRYRLAEEGPADVRVGNVAGDLGIVAGSGEVTFTLESGSEFFKIDNITGELTTNERRIDREKLQQCQMIFDENECFIDFEVSVIGPAQSWVDLFEGKVIILDINDNTPSFPSPVLTLSVEENRPIGTLYLLPTATDRDFGRNGIERYELIQDNGENSRRLSSLGDAYSGKRRFDDAASRSSVFELQVADTTDGEKQPQLIIKGALDREQRDSYELTLRVRDGGDPPRSSQAILRVMITDVNDNSPRFEKSVYEADLPENSSPGAPILQLKAADADVGVNGQIEYVFGAATESVRRLLRLDESTGWLSVLHRIDREEVSQLRFTVMARDRGQPPKMDKATVVLNIKDENDNVPAIEIRKIGRIFLKDGIANVAEDVVVDTPIALVQVSDRDQGENGIVTCTVVGDVPFQLKPASEMEGEQNKKKYFLHTSAPLDYEATQEYNVVIVAVDSGSPSLASNNSLIVKVGDTNDNSPIFSQNVVEVSFPENNAPGERVTTVAAIDADSGKNAEIAYSLDSSVNGIFSIDADSGDIRVNTILDREQTERYEFKVIAKDKGMPMLQGSATVVVLVADKNDNEPKFMQDVFTFYVKENLEPNSPVGMVTVIDADKGQNAEMSLFIEEEEEIFSIENETGTIFSTLSFDREQKTTYSFRVKAVDGGDPPRSATATVSLFVMDENDNAPTVTFPINSSYTLLPPSSNIRTVVRTVIATDTDTGINADLNYSIIGGNPFKLFEIDGGSGVISLVGKLEQKHYGLHRLVVQVNDSGQPSQSTTTLVHVYVNETLSNSTVVEAQVAKSLSTSLNTNIAGDPNYDLSKQRLSIAIGVISGIMTVILIILVVVMARYCRPKNKNGYEAGKKDHEDFFTPQQHDKSKKPKKDKKKQKSKQPLYSSIVTVEASKPNGQRYDGVNEKLTDSPGMGRYRSVNGGPGSPDLARHYKSSSPLPTVQLHPQSPTAGKKHQAVQDLPPANTFVGTGDNISLGSDHCSDYSSQTINKYNKQTPGLCLT, from the coding sequence ATGAGGACTACTGGTGCAGTGGACTATTTGTACTATTGCATGCTCATCCTGCAGCTTGTGCACCAGCCCGCTGCCAAGCAAGTGCTCCGGTACCGTCTGGCCGAGGAGGGACCGGCGGATGTCAGGGTAGGGAACGTAGCCGGTGACTTGGGCATTGTCGCCGGGTCGGGTGAGGTGACGTTCACTCTTGAATCTGGCTCTGAATTTTTCAAAATAGACAACATAACAGGTGAGCTCACCACTAATGAGCGGAGGATCGACCGTGAGAAACTGCAGCAGTGCCAAATGATTTTTGATGAAAATGAGTGTTTTATAGATTTTGAGGTGTCGGTGATCGGGCCAGCTCAGAGTTGGGTCGACCTCTTCGAGGGGAAAGTCATCATATTAGATATTAATGATAACACTCCATCCTTCCCTTCCCCTGTTCTGACACTGTCTGTGGAGGAAAACAGACCAATTGGAACCCTTTATCTACTGCCCACAGCCACAGACAGAGATTTTGGCCGAAATGGAATAGAGAGATATGAGCTCATTCAGGACAATGGGGAAAACTCACGGCGCTTGAGCTCCTTGGGGGATGCGTACTCAGGGAAAAGGAGATTTGACGATGCAGCGAGCAGGAGCAGCGTCTTTGAACTCCAAGTTGCTGACACTACCGATGGAGAGAAGCAGCCCCAACTCATCATTAAAGGGGCTCTTGATCGGGAACAGAGAGACTCCTACGAGCTCACGCTACGTGTTCGGGACGGAGGAGATCCCCCTCGGTCGTCCCAGGCCATTCTAAGGGTGATGATCACCGACGTGAATGACAACAGCCCTCGCTTTGAGAAGAGCGTGTACGAGGCTGACCTTCCAGAAAACAGCTCCCCTGGCGCCCCCATCCTGCAGCTCAAGGCGGCGGATGCCGACGTTGGGGTTAACGGTCAAATAGAGTACGTGTTCGGAGCTGCCACAGAGTCTGTAAGGAGGTTGCTGAGGTTGGATGAGAGCACGGGCTGGTTGAGTGTGTTGCACCGCATTGACCGTGAAGAAGTCAGCCAACTGAGGTTCACGGTAATGGCGCGAGACCGAGGTCAACCGCCCAAAATGGACAAGGCCACAGTGGTACTCAACATCAAGGATGAGAATGACAATGTTCCCGCTATTGAGATCCGGAAAATCGGACGTATCTTCCTCAAAGATGGGATTGCCAATGTGGCTGAGGATGTGGTGGTGGACACGCCCATCGCCTTGGTCCAGGTATCCGACCGCGACCAGGGAGAAAATGGCATAGTGACGTGCACTGTTGTAGGGGATGTGCCCTTCCAGTTAAAACCAGCCAGTGAGATGGAGGGGGAGCAGAATAAAAAGAAGTATTTTCTCCACACATCTGCACCGCTGGACTATGAGGCCACACAGGAATACAATGTGGTCATAGTGGCTGTTGACTCTGGAAGCCCAAGTCTGGCGAGTAACAACTCTCTTATTGTCAAAGTGGGTGACACTAATGACAACTCTCCTATCTTCAGCCAGAATGTAGTAGAGGTGTCATTCCCTGAAAACAACGCCCCTGGCGAGAGGGTGACAACGGTGGCAGCCATCGATGCAGATAGCGGGAAGAACGCTGAAATCGCCTACTCCCTAGACTCATCGGTAAATGGGATTTTCTCCATTGACGCAGACAGTGGAGACATCCGAGTAAACACCATTCTGGATAGAGAGCAAACAGAGCGGTACGAATTCAAAGTGATCGCCAAAGATAAGGGGATGCCTATGCTCCAGGGCTCAGCGACAGTGGTCGTCCTTGTGGCCGATAAGAATGACAACGAACCCAAGTTTATGCAGGATGTGTTCACCTTCTACGTCAAAGAGAACCTTGAGCCAAACAGCCCAGTTGGCATGGTTACAGTCATTGATGCGGATAAAGGCCAAAATGCCGAGATGAGCCTTTTcattgaggaagaggaggagataTTTTCGATTGAGAATGAGACTGGAACCATTTTCTCCACCCTGTCTTTTGATCGTGAGCAGAAAACGACCTACTCGTTCCGCGTCAAAGCTGTGGATGGAGGTGACCCTCCCAGGTCGGCAACTGCCACCGTTTCACTCTTTGTCATGGATGAAAATGACAACGCTCCAACAGTCACCTTCCCGATAAACAGTTCGTACACCCTTCTTCCTCCCTCTAGTAATATCAGAACAGTTGTCAGGACTGTCATAGCGACCGATACCGACACCGGCATCAACGCGGACCTCAACTACAGCATCATTGGTGGAAATCCCTTCAAGTTGTTTGAGATTGATGGGGGCAGTGGGGTCATTTCGCTGGTGGGAAAGCTGGAACAGAAGCACTACGGCCTCCACAGATTGGTGGTCCAGGTGAACGACAGCGGGCAGCCTTCACAGAGCACCACCACACTAGTTCATGTTTACGTTAACGAGACACTTTCCAATTCCACGGTTGTGGAGGCCCAGGTTGCCAAGAGCCTGAGCACATCTCTCAACACCAACATTGCTGGTGATCCCAACTATGATCTAAGCAAACAACGGCTAAGCATCGCCATTGGTGTCATATCAGGCATCATGACTGTTATCCTTATTATTCTTGTTGTTGTTATGGCCCGTTACTGCCGGCCCAAGAACAAAAATGGCTATGAGGCCGGCAAGAAGGACCACGAAGACTTCTTCACACCCCAACAGCATGACAAATCAAAGAAGCCAAAGAAagataagaaaaaacaaaagtccaaacAACCCCTCTATAGCAGCATTGTGACTGTAGAGGCCTCGAAACCCAATGGACAGCGGTACGACGGTGTTAACGAGAAGCTGACGGACAGTCCTGGCATGGGCCGCTATCGTTCAGTCAACGGAGGACCCGGGAGCCCAGATTTGGCCAGACATTACAAGTCCAGCTCACCACTCCCCACGGTTCAGCTTCACCCGCAGTCGCCGACGGCTGGGAAAAAGCATCAGGCAGTTCAAGACCTGCCTCCTGCCAATACCTTTGTTGGCACTGGAGATAACATTTCCCTGGGATCTGACCACTGTTCCGACTACAGCAGTCAAACTATCAACAAGTACAACAAACAG